The DNA sequence CGGTGAGAGTCCGTTCCGATCGCAGCTCGGCATGGTAGCCGGCATCTTCGATGGCCGCGCACAGGTCGGCGACGGACACGGTGGGGTCGGCGTCGATCGTGGCGGTCGCAGTCGGAAAGTCTACCGATGCTTGCACCCCAGTGATCGAGTTCAATTTCAGTGCGATATGCGCCTCGCACATCCGGCAGGTCATACCGGTCACGTCGAGTTGGATCCGTCGAATGTCGGACAAGGCTTCTCCTTCTTCAGGTCCTCTGTTAGTGGTCGTCAGAAGGGACTGTCCGGTTCCACGCCGCAACCGTGAGCCACCAGCTC is a window from the Mycobacterium sp. SVM_VP21 genome containing:
- a CDS encoding heavy-metal-associated domain-containing protein, which translates into the protein MSDIRRIQLDVTGMTCRMCEAHIALKLNSITGVQASVDFPTATATIDADPTVSVADLCAAIEDAGYHAELRSERTLTAEDVQIAGGAIGRIASLTRFLSRGRRKPAMHQI